A window of Streptomyces sp. DG1A-41 contains these coding sequences:
- a CDS encoding DNA polymerase ligase N-terminal domain-containing protein, producing MAERDRLRDYRGKRDFGRTGEPRGSGEPAGDRPRFVVQIHDASTMHFDFRLQVDDVLKSWSIPKGPSADPKDKRLAVPTEDHPLEYEEFEGVIPRGEYGGGTVIVWDHGTYEPLSHDRRGRPVDFAESLERGHATFRLNGAKLRGEYALTRFRGGQGGDGEEAWLLVKRAGGARTHGAPDPRRARSAVSGRTLAQVVSDAAGE from the coding sequence GTGGCCGAGCGGGACCGGCTGCGGGACTACCGCGGCAAGCGCGACTTCGGCCGGACCGGCGAGCCCCGTGGCAGCGGGGAGCCCGCCGGGGACCGGCCCCGGTTCGTGGTGCAGATCCATGACGCGAGCACGATGCACTTCGACTTCCGGTTGCAGGTGGACGACGTCCTGAAGTCCTGGTCGATCCCCAAGGGCCCCTCGGCTGATCCGAAGGACAAGCGGCTGGCCGTGCCCACGGAGGACCATCCGCTGGAGTACGAGGAGTTCGAGGGAGTGATCCCCCGCGGCGAGTACGGCGGCGGCACGGTGATCGTCTGGGACCACGGCACGTACGAGCCGCTGAGCCACGACCGCAGGGGACGGCCGGTGGACTTCGCCGAGTCGCTGGAGCGCGGGCACGCCACGTTCCGGCTGAACGGGGCGAAGCTGCGCGGCGAGTACGCCCTGACCCGGTTCCGCGGCGGTCAGGGCGGTGACGGCGAGGAGGCCTGGCTGCTGGTGAAACGGGCCGGGGGCGCCCGTACACACGGGGCTCCCGATCCGCGCCGCGCGCGTTCGGCCGTGTCCGGGCGCACCCTCGCCCAGGTCGTCTCGGACGCGGCCGGGGAGTGA